In one Cloacibacillus porcorum genomic region, the following are encoded:
- a CDS encoding transposase, which translates to MRKRKTEERIRAIEMHKQGIPRRRIAEELGVSPDSIKTWISLYKSGQKDLLDDTRKKRTYSKAVKLEAVSAHLEEGRTMVDVTSSFNISSPSLLRRWCKEFIEQGDISSSKRDCPDKKLEVTNSIEKIKELEMQVDVLKKALELQRW; encoded by the coding sequence ATGCGTAAACGTAAAACGGAAGAAAGAATAAGAGCAATTGAGATGCACAAACAGGGAATTCCACGAAGGCGGATTGCTGAAGAACTTGGTGTTAGTCCTGATTCTATTAAAACATGGATATCTTTATATAAGAGCGGACAGAAGGACTTACTGGATGATACAAGGAAAAAAAGAACCTACAGCAAGGCTGTAAAACTTGAAGCTGTTTCGGCTCATTTAGAAGAGGGACGTACTATGGTAGATGTTACCTCATCTTTTAACATTTCAAGTCCCTCTCTTTTAAGACGATGGTGTAAGGAATTTATCGAACAAGGGGATATTTCTAGTTCAAAACGTGACTGTCCAGATAAGAAATTGGAAGTTACAAATAGCATAGAAAAGATCAAAGAGCTGGAAATGCAGGTCGACGTATTAAAAAAAGCCTTAGAGCTGCAAAGGTGGTGA
- a CDS encoding IS3 family transposase has translation MIERNIKYRIIFEFSTKHSVCGMCRFLSVSRSAYYSWLKRRGMEDKDGPLIEAIRTGQDINKNTYGYRRMTLWLNNFIGIHVNNKRVRRVMKKAGLQAEIRKKKKFKVMSGNIHSYENILNREFRSDRPNQKLVTDITYIRTKKGNIFLSMIKDLFDNSIQGYQISRNNNIKLVTDTLKKAFENNNKVVADGPILHSDQGFQYTSHAYFNLTQRYGLKVSMSRKGNCLDNACAENFFSHIKSELVNRVKWENYEEAKDAIDEYIRYYNNDRIQIKLKKAPMQYRSLFIE, from the coding sequence GTGATAGAAAGAAATATTAAATACAGAATCATTTTTGAATTTTCAACAAAACATTCTGTCTGTGGAATGTGTAGATTTTTGTCCGTATCACGCTCTGCATACTACAGTTGGCTAAAGCGGCGTGGAATGGAAGATAAAGACGGTCCTCTCATAGAAGCAATAAGAACGGGACAGGATATCAACAAAAACACTTATGGGTACAGGCGAATGACTCTGTGGCTCAACAACTTCATTGGCATTCATGTAAACAATAAGAGGGTAAGGCGTGTTATGAAAAAAGCAGGACTTCAAGCGGAAATAAGAAAAAAGAAAAAGTTTAAAGTGATGTCAGGAAATATCCACAGCTATGAGAATATCCTGAACAGAGAATTTCGTTCCGACAGACCAAACCAGAAACTGGTTACTGATATCACATATATACGAACAAAAAAGGGTAATATATTCCTCTCCATGATAAAAGATCTCTTTGATAATTCCATACAGGGATATCAAATCAGTCGTAATAATAATATTAAGTTAGTAACCGATACATTGAAGAAAGCATTTGAAAACAATAATAAGGTGGTCGCTGATGGACCAATCCTCCACAGCGACCAGGGGTTTCAATATACAAGCCATGCATATTTCAACCTGACACAAAGATACGGACTCAAGGTCTCGATGTCAAGGAAAGGAAATTGTTTGGATAATGCCTGTGCAGAAAACTTCTTTAGTCACATTAAATCAGAACTCGTCAACCGAGTAAAATGGGAGAACTACGAGGAGGCTAAAGATGCTATAGACGAATATATAAGGTATTATAATAACGACAGGATACAGATAAAATTGAAAAAGGCTCCGATGCAATATCGAAGTCTCTTTATTGAATAA
- a CDS encoding Ig-like domain-containing protein has protein sequence MEPASDDQGVYLLSEPGHLLWFRDTVNNVSADIDAKLTKDIDISEGGSPSHWTPIGRYISGNAKDNGYAGSFDGGGFTVGGYTVTDVVSMDDSGILAAGFFGLVGQSADIRGLTVSGGVSYDISDNTTYIYAGGIAGLNNGTITDCANNGGGVSASGGSNENDAGGIAGYNNGTITNCAHSGGTVSASDGSYNYAGGIAGYNNNGTITNNTHSDSGDVSASGGSFINYAGGIVGQNYGGTITNNTHSGGDVSASSSSYNYAGGIAGHNYNGTITNCAHSGGNVSVSGGHNNNYAGGIAGRNNGTGTITNSCWLASGNLEAIGGGIAVSADVVSLDAAVMEKVVTTVLPAKRTLSVEVGGSAPALISYPGTADDMAGYLSVSGDIFIASPDIADISRGWPCTVSGKKQGTTAVSFDIDLRATDFSDKNNLKPLSAGCATGPLCFTAAVGKVPVAGVSLDFTELTLNIGESKKLTATVKPDNATDKAVVWTSADPAVAAVDENGKVTALSVGTTVVTAKAGGVSAACTVTVAHKKTGGSGHGCAAGLGALPMLALIPLWLRRKKR, from the coding sequence GTGGAACCGGCCTCGGACGACCAGGGCGTCTATCTGCTCTCCGAACCGGGCCATCTCCTCTGGTTCCGTGATACCGTCAACAACGTCAGCGCTGATATCGACGCGAAACTCACAAAGGACATCGACATCTCGGAGGGCGGCAGCCCCTCGCACTGGACCCCGATCGGTCGATACATATCTGGTAATGCAAAAGACAACGGCTACGCCGGCAGCTTCGACGGCGGCGGCTTCACGGTGGGCGGCTATACCGTCACCGACGTGGTGAGCATGGACGACAGCGGCATCCTCGCCGCGGGATTCTTCGGCCTTGTGGGGCAAAGCGCCGATATCCGCGGTCTCACCGTCAGCGGCGGCGTCAGCTATGACATCAGCGACAATACAACCTATATCTACGCGGGCGGTATCGCGGGACTTAACAACGGCACGATAACGGACTGCGCCAACAACGGCGGCGGGGTCTCGGCCTCCGGCGGCTCCAACGAAAACGACGCGGGCGGCATCGCGGGATACAACAACGGAACGATAACCAACTGCGCCCACAGTGGCGGCACGGTCTCGGCCTCCGACGGCTCCTACAACTACGCGGGCGGCATCGCGGGATACAACAACAACGGAACGATAACCAACAACACACACAGCGACAGCGGTGACGTATCGGCCTCCGGTGGCTCCTTTATCAATTACGCTGGTGGTATCGTGGGACAAAACTACGGCGGCACGATAACCAACAACACCCACAGCGGCGGCGACGTCTCGGCCTCCAGCAGCTCCTACAACTACGCGGGCGGCATCGCGGGACACAACTACAACGGCACGATAACCAACTGTGCCCACAGCGGCGGCAATGTATCAGTCTCCGGCGGCCACAACAACAACTACGCGGGTGGTATCGCGGGACGCAACAACGGCACCGGCACGATAACCAACAGCTGCTGGCTCGCCTCCGGCAATCTTGAGGCAATCGGCGGCGGCATCGCCGTCAGCGCCGACGTCGTCTCCCTCGACGCGGCGGTGATGGAAAAGGTCGTCACCACCGTCCTGCCTGCGAAGCGGACGCTCTCCGTAGAGGTTGGCGGCTCCGCTCCCGCCCTCATCTCCTATCCGGGCACGGCGGACGATATGGCGGGCTATCTCTCCGTCAGCGGCGATATCTTCATAGCCTCGCCGGACATCGCCGATATCTCCCGCGGCTGGCCCTGTACCGTCTCCGGCAAGAAACAGGGTACTACGGCGGTGAGCTTCGACATCGACCTTCGGGCCACCGATTTCAGCGACAAAAACAACCTCAAGCCGCTCTCCGCAGGCTGCGCTACAGGCCCGCTCTGCTTCACCGCCGCCGTCGGCAAAGTTCCCGTCGCCGGAGTCAGCCTCGACTTCACAGAGCTGACGCTGAATATAGGGGAGAGTAAAAAGCTCACCGCGACGGTAAAGCCGGACAACGCAACAGATAAAGCGGTCGTCTGGACGAGCGCCGACCCGGCGGTCGCCGCGGTGGACGAGAATGGCAAGGTGACGGCGCTGTCGGTCGGCACGACGGTCGTCACCGCAAAGGCTGGCGGCGTGAGCGCCGCATGCACGGTGACCGTCGCCCACAAAAAAACAGGCGGCTCCGGCCACGGCTGCGCCGCGGGGCTGGGCGCGCTTCCCATGCTGGCGCTGATACCTCTCTGGCTAAGAAGAAAGAAACGCTAA
- the glmS gene encoding glutamine--fructose-6-phosphate transaminase (isomerizing) has protein sequence MCGIMGYIGDRDTTKVILEGLAKHEYRGYDSAGIAVIKDNKISELRTIGRVSALAERVAKEHFTGDFGIGHTRWATHGGVTENNAHPHVSSDNRVVLVHNGIIENAREIRADLEAHGIKFHTETDTESAVQYLGYVYAGDPKAAIVKLTKRIRGAFALVIMFYDKPNEIWVARKGSPLVVGHAENEGFCASDPTALLEYTRDVWFMDDDEMAQITKEGCKFFDFNGAEHPKESMHLDWDAAMTNRGAYPHFMLKEIHEQPEVVAHTLLGRVAGESVDLSKELGWTKEDAAKWRKIHFIACGTSHYATVVAAHIMETLGNFEIRTEVASEYRYRNIPIDEETLAVFVSQSGETADTLHAARLAKERGAKCLVITNVRGSTIHREVGEALITPAGPEIGVAATKTFTAQMTVLTLLGLYLAKLRGDLKPDTERRLTAALMDIPGKLATMLSKEKEIEALARDFADARGFFFIGRGLAYPPALEGALKLKEISYLHAEAYPAGEMKHGPIALLDKELPVVALVPKNALWEKTISNIEESMARKSPIIAIATEGDGEIGHYTKHVIFTPETEPELFPFIAIIPLQLFAYYIARQRGCDIDMPRNLAKSVTVE, from the coding sequence ATGTGCGGAATCATGGGCTACATCGGAGACAGAGATACGACGAAGGTAATACTCGAGGGTCTCGCGAAGCATGAATACCGCGGCTATGATTCGGCGGGCATAGCCGTTATCAAGGATAATAAAATATCGGAGCTCCGCACGATCGGCAGGGTCTCCGCGCTTGCGGAGAGGGTCGCGAAGGAACATTTCACGGGCGATTTCGGCATCGGCCACACCCGCTGGGCGACCCACGGCGGCGTGACGGAGAACAACGCCCATCCCCATGTCTCAAGCGATAACCGCGTGGTGCTGGTGCATAACGGCATTATCGAGAACGCGCGCGAGATACGCGCCGACCTTGAGGCGCACGGGATAAAGTTCCACACGGAGACGGATACGGAATCCGCCGTGCAGTACCTCGGCTATGTCTACGCCGGTGACCCGAAGGCGGCGATCGTAAAGCTGACGAAGCGCATCCGCGGCGCCTTCGCGCTTGTCATCATGTTCTATGACAAGCCGAACGAGATCTGGGTGGCCCGCAAGGGCTCGCCGCTGGTCGTGGGCCACGCGGAGAACGAGGGCTTCTGCGCCTCCGACCCCACGGCGCTGCTGGAGTATACGCGCGACGTCTGGTTTATGGACGACGACGAGATGGCGCAGATAACGAAAGAGGGCTGCAAGTTCTTTGACTTCAACGGCGCGGAACATCCGAAGGAGTCGATGCACCTTGATTGGGACGCGGCGATGACGAACCGCGGCGCTTATCCGCACTTCATGCTCAAGGAGATCCACGAGCAGCCCGAGGTTGTGGCGCATACGCTGCTGGGGCGCGTGGCGGGCGAGAGCGTCGACCTCAGCAAGGAGCTTGGCTGGACGAAGGAGGACGCCGCGAAGTGGCGTAAGATCCACTTTATCGCCTGCGGCACCTCGCATTACGCGACGGTCGTCGCGGCGCATATCATGGAGACGCTCGGCAATTTTGAGATACGCACCGAGGTGGCCTCGGAGTACAGGTACCGGAATATCCCGATCGACGAGGAGACGCTGGCGGTGTTCGTCTCTCAGTCGGGAGAGACGGCGGACACGCTGCACGCGGCGCGTCTCGCGAAGGAGCGCGGCGCGAAGTGCCTGGTGATAACGAATGTACGCGGCTCGACGATCCACCGCGAGGTGGGAGAGGCGCTGATCACCCCCGCCGGTCCGGAGATCGGCGTTGCGGCGACGAAGACCTTCACCGCGCAGATGACGGTGCTGACGCTGCTCGGCCTCTATCTCGCGAAGCTGCGCGGCGATCTGAAGCCAGATACGGAGAGGCGGCTCACCGCGGCGCTGATGGATATTCCCGGCAAGCTTGCGACGATGCTTTCCAAGGAGAAGGAGATCGAGGCGCTGGCCCGAGATTTCGCCGACGCGCGCGGCTTCTTCTTCATCGGACGCGGCCTCGCCTATCCGCCCGCGCTTGAGGGCGCGCTGAAGCTGAAGGAGATATCCTATCTCCACGCGGAGGCCTATCCCGCGGGCGAGATGAAGCACGGGCCGATCGCGCTGCTGGACAAGGAGCTGCCGGTGGTCGCCCTTGTCCCGAAGAACGCCCTCTGGGAGAAGACCATCTCCAACATTGAGGAATCGATGGCGCGCAAGTCCCCGATCATCGCGATCGCCACCGAGGGCGACGGGGAGATCGGGCACTATACGAAGCACGTCATCTTTACGCCCGAGACGGAGCCGGAGCTCTTCCCCTTCATCGCGATCATCCCGCTCCAGCTCTTCGCCTACTATATCGCGCGGCAGCGCGGCTGCGACATCGATATGCCGCGAAACCTCGCAAAGAGCGTCACCGTCGAGTAG
- a CDS encoding GIY-YIG nuclease family protein, whose protein sequence is MSAYTYILRCADGTLYTGWTNDLERRLKAHNAGKGAKYTRPRLPVELFYYESFETKEEAMSREASIKKMTRRAKILLKVRKISDKTS, encoded by the coding sequence ATGAGCGCCTATACCTATATCCTGCGCTGCGCCGACGGCACCCTCTATACCGGCTGGACTAACGACCTGGAGAGGCGGCTGAAGGCCCACAACGCGGGGAAGGGGGCTAAGTACACGCGCCCGCGCCTGCCCGTTGAGCTCTTTTATTATGAGAGCTTTGAGACGAAGGAGGAGGCTATGTCGCGCGAGGCTTCGATAAAGAAGATGACGCGGCGCGCGAAGATACTCCTGAAAGTACGCAAAATTTCCGATAAAACCTCTTGA
- a CDS encoding adenylosuccinate synthase, translated as MKGRTDIVLGVQWGDEGKGRVVDVLAAKAGVIVRYQGGANAGHTVVVDNEKYVFHLLPSGILYPGKTCVIGNGVVMDPETLFEELDGLAARGKKLARLVVSHGTHIVMPYHKLIDRLAEGERCEGTKIGTTGRGIGPCYADKYERIGIRAEDLVNPEILRDKLSRTLKIKNDILTKIYGAEPLDFAEIYAKALKWGERLAPMLGESFLEIDRAACAGENILFEGAQATLLDVDYGTYPFVTSSSPCAGGACTGAGIGPSRIDRVIGVTKAYCTRVGEGPFPTEELGATGELLRSKGGEFGATTGRPRRCGWCDLVAVDYAVKVNGLDGIALTKLDVLDGFDEIKICTAYEIDGKIRGHFPSSCAELAKAKPVYETLPGWKSDISRCRRFEELPKEARDYVRFIEERVKTPILLIGVGVGREDTIERGI; from the coding sequence ATGAAAGGTCGCACAGATATCGTTCTGGGAGTACAGTGGGGAGACGAGGGCAAGGGCCGCGTGGTCGACGTGCTCGCCGCGAAGGCGGGGGTCATCGTCCGCTATCAGGGCGGCGCGAACGCGGGCCACACCGTCGTCGTCGACAATGAGAAGTATGTATTCCACCTTCTGCCCTCCGGCATACTCTATCCCGGTAAGACCTGTGTGATAGGAAACGGCGTCGTGATGGACCCCGAGACGCTCTTTGAGGAGCTTGACGGTCTCGCGGCGCGCGGCAAGAAGCTGGCGCGTCTCGTCGTGAGCCACGGCACGCATATCGTCATGCCCTACCACAAGCTCATTGACAGGCTCGCCGAGGGGGAGCGCTGCGAGGGGACCAAGATCGGCACCACCGGACGCGGTATCGGCCCCTGCTATGCGGATAAGTATGAACGCATCGGCATCCGCGCCGAGGACCTGGTCAACCCCGAGATCCTGCGCGACAAGCTGTCCCGCACGCTCAAAATAAAGAACGACATTCTCACGAAGATATACGGCGCCGAGCCTCTCGACTTTGCGGAGATCTACGCGAAGGCCCTCAAGTGGGGCGAACGTCTCGCGCCGATGCTGGGAGAATCGTTCCTTGAGATAGACAGGGCCGCATGCGCGGGAGAGAATATTCTCTTTGAGGGCGCGCAGGCGACGCTGCTTGATGTCGACTACGGGACATATCCCTTCGTCACCAGCTCGAGCCCCTGCGCCGGTGGCGCCTGTACGGGCGCGGGCATCGGCCCCTCGCGCATCGACCGCGTGATCGGCGTCACCAAGGCCTACTGCACCCGCGTCGGAGAGGGCCCCTTCCCGACGGAGGAGCTCGGAGCGACCGGCGAACTGCTGCGCTCAAAGGGCGGCGAGTTCGGCGCGACGACGGGCCGCCCGCGCCGCTGCGGATGGTGCGACCTCGTGGCCGTGGATTACGCGGTGAAGGTGAACGGCCTCGACGGGATCGCCCTCACGAAGCTCGACGTCCTCGACGGCTTTGACGAGATAAAGATCTGCACCGCCTACGAAATAGACGGAAAGATACGCGGGCACTTCCCGAGCAGCTGCGCCGAACTCGCGAAGGCGAAGCCGGTCTATGAGACGCTGCCCGGCTGGAAGAGCGATATTTCGCGCTGCCGCCGCTTCGAGGAGCTGCCCAAGGAGGCGCGGGACTATGTGCGCTTCATTGAGGAGCGCGTAAAGACTCCGATCCTCCTCATCGGCGTCGGCGTCGGCCGCGAGGATACGATCGAGCGCGGGATATAG
- a CDS encoding LuxR C-terminal-related transcriptional regulator produces the protein MKHSIILADENKFFLEGIASVLSSVKDIEILERVRYGSELENTVYARNPSMIIADPVTEHPDGVNVAVIQKIKQEQPETKILILSMSLNLRLVLEVLTAGAEGCTPKAVEPEELVFAVHTILSGGMYLNSKVIRLLVDGYIKKRCVPTASEHLKELSVRERQVLRMISESKSMREIAEELCISRSTADTHRANLMHKLGCENLNKLLRFAISEGLINLEDRQ, from the coding sequence ATGAAACATTCAATTATACTGGCTGATGAAAATAAATTTTTCCTTGAGGGCATCGCCTCTGTACTGTCATCTGTAAAGGACATAGAGATACTGGAACGCGTCCGCTACGGAAGCGAGCTGGAAAATACAGTCTACGCACGAAACCCTTCCATGATAATAGCCGATCCGGTCACGGAACACCCCGATGGGGTCAATGTCGCAGTCATACAAAAGATAAAGCAGGAGCAGCCGGAGACCAAGATTCTGATCCTCTCAATGTCGCTGAATCTGCGTCTCGTACTTGAAGTCTTAACAGCCGGAGCCGAGGGCTGCACGCCAAAGGCGGTCGAACCGGAAGAACTCGTTTTTGCCGTGCACACGATACTGTCGGGAGGAATGTACCTAAACTCAAAGGTGATAAGGCTGCTGGTGGACGGATATATAAAAAAACGCTGCGTACCGACCGCTTCAGAGCACTTGAAGGAACTTTCCGTGCGTGAGCGTCAGGTGCTGCGCATGATATCGGAGTCAAAAAGCATGAGGGAGATAGCCGAGGAACTATGCATCAGCAGAAGCACCGCGGATACTCACCGCGCCAATCTCATGCACAAGCTTGGCTGTGAAAACCTGAATAAATTGCTGCGTTTCGCCATCAGTGAAGGCCTTATAAACCTCGAAGACCGACAATAG
- a CDS encoding sodium-dependent transporter, translated as MAEIKNAAAGEQFSSRWGLLCTILGMAVGTGNIWRFPREVVGNDGGAFILMVFITLFIWAVPLICAESVFGKKSRMANAGAFKVLLGGKWTWIGGFCFMVCMMLGSYYVVVLGWVMKYLYLIFTGFLSQVQSQGVALTTKTWNDFAMAVPAYEAWIWFAAAVIIAGAIIFRGIQNGIEIANKIMIPAIFILLAVLVVRVLMIPNAWKGLEYMYHVNPADFLKPKIWLAAFTQSAWSTGAGWGMFHVYFVYSARDEDIQLNAFTVAFGDTVAAMLAGMVVLPAVFALAPDPAAVMNSGANGLTFVNLTNLFVHTPGGFFMAVLFFLALFSAALSSVIAMLETGARNMIDMGFSRTKATLCWVVFYIFVGTFSALDNRVFENQDMVWGVGLLISGLCYSLGALKYGVDKLWTEDIAPCSDIKIRWMWSMIRFFPVIFALVWGWWVWQTITWYPGEWYKFWPVTKYMYTPAVMVVEWGILFLVLFLLNNKMRDKLVHSNKVD; from the coding sequence ATGGCGGAAATAAAAAACGCTGCGGCGGGAGAACAATTCTCCAGCCGCTGGGGGTTGCTCTGCACTATCTTAGGGATGGCCGTGGGGACGGGTAACATTTGGCGGTTCCCACGTGAAGTTGTCGGCAATGATGGAGGAGCGTTCATTCTTATGGTCTTTATAACGCTCTTCATTTGGGCCGTACCGCTCATCTGCGCCGAATCTGTATTCGGCAAAAAATCTCGCATGGCAAACGCTGGAGCCTTCAAAGTCCTGCTTGGCGGAAAGTGGACCTGGATAGGCGGCTTTTGCTTTATGGTCTGTATGATGCTGGGCTCTTATTATGTGGTCGTGCTTGGCTGGGTGATGAAGTACCTCTATCTCATCTTTACCGGTTTTTTGTCTCAGGTTCAAAGCCAGGGAGTGGCGCTCACCACAAAGACATGGAACGACTTCGCCATGGCGGTTCCCGCCTACGAGGCCTGGATATGGTTTGCGGCGGCGGTCATCATTGCCGGAGCGATAATTTTCCGGGGAATTCAGAATGGTATCGAGATTGCCAATAAGATAATGATACCTGCCATATTCATTCTGCTGGCGGTGCTTGTCGTGCGCGTCCTGATGATACCAAACGCATGGAAGGGTTTGGAGTATATGTACCACGTCAACCCCGCGGATTTCCTGAAGCCAAAGATATGGCTGGCCGCCTTTACACAGTCGGCTTGGTCCACCGGAGCCGGCTGGGGCATGTTCCACGTCTACTTTGTCTACTCGGCAAGAGACGAGGATATCCAATTAAACGCCTTTACGGTCGCGTTTGGAGATACGGTGGCGGCCATGCTTGCCGGAATGGTGGTACTCCCCGCCGTCTTCGCGCTGGCTCCGGACCCCGCAGCGGTGATGAACTCAGGAGCCAACGGGCTCACCTTTGTCAACCTGACAAATCTTTTTGTGCACACCCCCGGAGGATTTTTTATGGCGGTGCTCTTCTTTCTAGCGCTCTTCTCCGCCGCGCTCTCCTCCGTGATCGCCATGCTCGAGACCGGAGCGCGAAATATGATCGACATGGGATTTTCACGCACCAAAGCCACCCTTTGCTGGGTCGTATTTTATATATTTGTCGGAACCTTTTCCGCATTGGACAACAGAGTGTTCGAAAATCAGGATATGGTCTGGGGCGTCGGCCTCCTCATATCCGGGCTCTGCTATTCACTGGGCGCGCTAAAATACGGCGTAGACAAGCTGTGGACGGAGGATATAGCCCCCTGCTCCGACATCAAAATAAGGTGGATGTGGAGCATGATACGCTTCTTCCCCGTGATCTTCGCGCTGGTCTGGGGATGGTGGGTCTGGCAGACCATCACATGGTACCCGGGCGAATGGTATAAATTCTGGCCTGTAACAAAGTACATGTACACTCCGGCCGTGATGGTCGTCGAATGGGGAATCCTTTTCCTTGTTTTGTTCCTATTGAACAATAAAATGAGAGATAAGCTCGTACATTCTAATAAGGTTGATTAA
- a CDS encoding NAD(P)/FAD-dependent oxidoreductase encodes MDFPKTADVVIIGGGVVGTATAYYLAKSGRKNVVLLEKNTVCSGSTGRCGAGIRAQWGLELNCRMALACLDTFEQLDEELGLPTGLNQGGYLLVAYKEKEWEQFKKNVELQHSLGIMTEAFTDVKRAQEICPGVAVDDALGFTYYSRDGHADPFLTTFAFQEAAKRHGAKFYKFTEVTGLKTEGGNIKAVETNHGTIECGSVINCAGAWAQDIAAMAGIKLPNWAERHEILITEPVDPGVCPPMLMSFSGNYYIQQRPHGSIIAGESPAHEPLLGYTSTVHSVASIARTIIKLLPRAKNIRVVRQWAGYYDMTPDAAPILGETDVKNFWHATGFSGHGFMLGPVAGQVMTALLNGDKPPIDPTIMDYRRFERGEKIVEPNVV; translated from the coding sequence ATGGATTTCCCGAAAACAGCTGATGTCGTCATCATCGGCGGCGGCGTCGTAGGAACCGCCACCGCGTATTACCTTGCAAAATCAGGAAGAAAGAATGTCGTTCTGCTCGAAAAGAATACCGTCTGCTCCGGCTCCACGGGCCGCTGCGGCGCCGGTATCCGCGCGCAGTGGGGCCTTGAGCTCAACTGCCGCATGGCCCTCGCCTGCCTCGACACCTTCGAGCAGCTCGACGAAGAACTCGGACTGCCCACCGGTCTCAACCAGGGCGGATACCTGCTCGTCGCCTACAAAGAGAAGGAATGGGAGCAGTTCAAGAAGAACGTCGAGCTCCAGCACTCCCTCGGCATCATGACCGAGGCCTTCACGGACGTCAAACGCGCGCAGGAGATCTGCCCCGGCGTAGCGGTCGACGACGCGCTGGGCTTCACCTACTACAGCAGGGACGGCCACGCCGACCCCTTCCTCACGACCTTCGCCTTCCAGGAGGCGGCAAAGCGCCACGGAGCGAAGTTCTACAAATTCACCGAAGTGACCGGCCTCAAAACCGAGGGCGGCAATATCAAGGCCGTTGAGACCAACCACGGCACCATCGAGTGCGGCAGCGTCATCAACTGCGCCGGCGCCTGGGCGCAGGACATCGCGGCGATGGCCGGCATCAAGCTTCCGAACTGGGCCGAGCGCCACGAGATCCTCATCACGGAGCCGGTGGACCCGGGCGTATGCCCGCCGATGCTCATGAGCTTCAGCGGAAACTACTACATCCAGCAGCGCCCCCACGGCTCGATCATCGCCGGTGAGAGCCCCGCGCACGAACCGCTTCTCGGATACACCTCGACGGTACACTCGGTGGCAAGCATCGCGCGCACCATCATCAAGCTGCTGCCGCGCGCGAAGAACATCCGCGTCGTGCGCCAGTGGGCCGGCTACTACGACATGACCCCTGACGCCGCCCCGATACTCGGCGAGACCGACGTGAAGAACTTCTGGCACGCGACGGGCTTCTCCGGCCACGGATTCATGCTCGGGCCGGTAGCGGGACAGGTTATGACGGCTCTCCTCAACGGAGACAAGCCGCCCATCGACCCCACGATCATGGACTACAGAAGATTCGAGCGCGGCGAAAAGATCGTCGAGCCGAACGTCGTTTAA
- a CDS encoding (2Fe-2S)-binding protein: MAKVNVICRCEEIEIDEIREWIARGYDTFDELKRELRVGMGPCQGRGCRDIILREISKATGKPVSEIAPGTMRPPVKPIKLSLLAEDCE, translated from the coding sequence ATGGCGAAAGTAAATGTGATATGCCGCTGTGAAGAGATAGAGATCGACGAGATCCGCGAATGGATTGCGCGCGGTTACGACACCTTTGACGAGCTCAAGAGAGAGCTCCGCGTCGGTATGGGACCATGCCAGGGACGCGGATGCCGCGACATCATACTGCGCGAGATCTCGAAAGCCACCGGCAAACCCGTATCGGAGATCGCCCCAGGAACGATGAGACCCCCCGTAAAGCCGATAAAGCTCAGCCTCCTTGCTGAGGACTGCGAATAG